Sequence from the Saccopteryx bilineata isolate mSacBil1 chromosome 6, mSacBil1_pri_phased_curated, whole genome shotgun sequence genome:
GGTGAAGAGCGGCTCAGGGAGGTCCCGGAAGAACTGCTTCACCATGTCCGCCACGTCGTATGCGGACTGGTCCTCGTAGTTGACGTTCTCAGGGAAGTTCTCGTTCATTTGACGCAAGGCATGGATTCTAGACTTCACGCCCGACTTTCGAAAAAGACCCACCTGAAACAAGTCACAGGGTGGCGTCAGCGAGGCCACCTTTGCCCCAGACAGCTTCTTCCTAAGGCAGCCACCTCGGGGTGATGCGAAGGTGTGGGGCCCCACCTGCACGAGCAGCAGATGCCTCCAAACTGGTAAGGTGTAAATGACTAGTTTACCTGCTTTGGGTAGCAGCTGAACACTGAGTCCTGTCCTGTCAAATGaagataagaataataatatCCCACCTCACAGGGCTATTGTGGAGACTAAATGAGAATATATATGACTGTGCTTTGTAACctgtaaatgttattttattcatttattcaacaagtaatGATTAAATACCCACTATATACCTGGTGTACTTACAGCTCCAGGAGTCATTAGTGAGCAAACCAGAGCAAACTCCCTGCCCTCCCCGGTGCTGACACTTAGGTGGGGTTGTGAGAAAGGTTGCTCAGGGGAAGGTTTGGTGGATCCCGGGTAAGTAATCATACCCAGTGTCCTTCAGGGGGGAAGGGTTATAGGGAGCATGCTAATGAAACAAAAGAATGCCGTAAGCGTCTTCTGATTTAAGAgtcttctttgcttttccttttttggaATTCTTGTAATACTCGCTCTGCATGCTTCTCAGGTAACGCCTGGCACTCGTACTCCACCTGGTTAGCCAGTGTGTGCATAAGCTCTGGATCTGCTGAGGAGTCCTGGGTGGCTTTTCTCCAGTCTTCAGGATATTGCCTTATACGCCCTTCCTCCCTAAGGCTTAGACTCATGCCCCACATGAAGGAGACAATGGTCCTGATGGGTGAGGGTGGTGGAGCAGAGCCCTGTGAGGAGGCAGGCCTGCAGGCTGTgctccaggccctgaggatgctGCACACTCTGGACTGACCTCACCCTGAAGCACTGAGCTTCCCTGGGACACCAGGGTTACACTGAATTCCTATGTTTGCTATTTCTAAATGCCCGAGTTGTTCAAAACTCAGTCCATCAACCCTCAATCTCCACTTTTCTCATTCCCAAGGACTTACAAGTTGGCCCACTTTTGAAAGCAATTTGGGAACATTCCCAAGCAGTCAGACAGGTAAGCAGTGGCCCCTCCTCCCTAGACCTGGAGAAACCCTGCCAGGTCACCTCTCCACTGCTCTCTGCATGCCTGGCAGGCCTCTGCTCAAGTTCAGGTGTCTGAGAAGAGCTCTCTCAGTTGCTACTATAAATGAAACGCAGCCCTAATTCTTTTAAATTGCAGGAACAGCAAGGGAGGAATTCCGAGCAATTAGAGAATACTGAGGTTTCTGTGTATGTCAGCTGAACGGATCGCAGGGGAAAATTATGCCCTGCaacttttttttgtggcaataaaaacagaattgttAGGAATATGTCTTTGTATTCCAAGACTTATCACGCTAAACCTGAATACCACCTGAATAGCTCAGGCTATTCAGGTATGTCACTTAAGTAATAttcactttttttgttctttttatccttAAACTTTGGCATGTCTAGAAAATGCCACACTTGCCCATACTTAGGTAACTCTCCAAGAAAAATCTAAAGAACCCTCTGGCAACTACTCCACATTTCGTCAAAGAGCACCAGAAGAAAGCATGGACTGTCAGAAGAAAACTTTAAGGTGTCAATTGAGTGCTTCTGAAGTGAGATGCAGACTGAATTTGCTTACATCTGAGCTCCTTGAATTCTGGAAATGGGCTCAGGGCTGGGCTGCACAGGAGTTCTCAGAATCTAAGGGAAAGTGAATTAATTCTTCAGGGTAACTCATACTTATCTTTATGTGAGTcagtgtttatttattcagtctgaGAATTcctgcttattatttttttttaccagcggAGAAGTAATGATCGGGatctataaaaagaataaagcagacAAGTTGTGTAAAAATCACTGCGCACGGCTCCCCTTTGCCTACTTCGTCTGGCGGGCTCGGTTTCTTGCACACTAGTGTGCGTGTACACACACAGCCCAGGGATGCTTTCTTTGCATTGCTCTGCTTCCAACTTTCTTTCTAGTTTCAgcaaatattgttattttaatcattttagatgTGTTTGGAGCGCTGCAGCTGTGGGCTCAGAGCTGCTACTCTGACTTAGATCTCACAGGATGTCCAGAGAGTTGTCAGATATTTATTTGTTCTGCCTCAAATTCTGACAATAACCTTCCTGTCACACCCTCAACTTCTAAAGGACATGGGAAATATCTGCGGGCTCTCTAGATTTTTGTTGAAAGCACAGAAGGAAATTTCTTTCCTTAACCtaataaagaaaacatgttcGGAAATCAGACCAGATTCCAGATGTCATAGCTGAGGATAACAGAAGGGAAAAGTGGAAGAACTTCAAAATGACATTTCTTCAAAAATGTCTCTGAGCTGATAGAAGAACTAACCCCGGCACCACCCCGTTTCCTGAGTCCTATGTGAGCTCACGAATTTCCTTCTGTTGCAGCCATTCTGGATGGACCTGTTACTTGCAGAGCAAAGCTCCCAGCACACGGTACATAGAAGTTTCTCTTCATGGTGGAGAGGTCCTTAGACCAGAAAGAAGAGCTTCTCCTACCTCCCGCCTGGAACAACCCTGGTTTGGGGCAGGAGTGAGTGCCAATAACCATTTCttcttagagaagttttcagagcagtgataaaaattgtgtttttggctaacatttttttaagtaaaaaaaatagaaaactaaagaaataatcTTAACATCTGTTGGCTCTAAGAATACCCTGTCATCCCTAGTGAAGGAGGCTGCCCCAGCTCCCTCAGCTTCCTAAGAGGAAGGCCCAAGGAGGGCACAATGTCTTTCGTTTGCTCTATATCTGTCACTGGTAGACAGGTGACCATTTtgtttaatgctctgctgtcactgttttgaaattcttaatttaTAAACAAGGAATTTCACACGGTCATGCTCCCACCTACCTCTTTAAATCCTCTTTAAAGAGGGGAAAATGGTGGTCAGCAATGCAAATTCATTTTATAAGCATCCCCCTTTCAGCTGAgctctcattttaaagataaaaggatgagtGAGGAGTGCTTCTTTGGTCCAGTTTTTCATTCTTCTCCCTTTCGTCTTCTACCCAACAGCTCGGCTATGGAAGAGTCGGTGAGGAAAGAGCACTAATCTAGTGCTATGTCCACTTCTTCCCTGTGACTCTTGCCTcttctttcccatttcttttctgattcatttgcttttgtttgctcTTGTTCACTCTGAAGTCTCTGGGACAGCCTTCCTCTTGACCATGGTTTCctggttttatttcattcttcattATGTTTTTCCAGTGTTCCCTGGTTACCTTCCTGCTAGCACTCAGTTTTGCACAGGGACCAGGGGAGCAGGTGTTGTCCGCACTCTGTGATGATGAAGGGGAGACAGATACGGCGTTGATCCCTGTCAGTGTGGAGTGCTCCATGAGTGCTCCATGAGGTGCAACCAGCGGCGGTGAAAGTCCCTTTGACATTTCAtacttttgactaatgagatgagAGAGAGTGGACTTGCACATTTGGGCCACATTTAGAATCAGTAGTTATGTCCTTGAAATGAGTCTTTTCTACAAAAGTTTGCCAGCACTCTTccagatttaaaaagtaattattggCTTGATGTGGAAACTGGGAAGAGACAGTGAACAGGGACTGAGGGGTCTCAATGCCCACCGTCCTCTCTATTCATGTCTTTTGCTTCAAACAGAAGTCTGGACCCAATAACAGTAGTGATACTGGTGTTCCATGTTATTCAGAATCTAGAGGGGGTATGACGGTTCCCAGGCTACAGTAAAGACTATGTGGTGAGGAGAGCAGCGGCATTATAATTCATTCATGTATACCCAATCTTGCTCAAGGGAGAATTCAAGCTGACTTAACagtgatttataaaatacaataagatacaataaaattaaataaaatagatgagaaaattagAGCCAAAGGAAAATAGATAGAAAAGGGTCACTGAACCTAGGGATGAGGAGGAGACACAGCATTCATGTCCCCAACCCACATATATCTCCTGCAGGCAAAGCATACCCTGGGTTCCAATCTTTCGAGCATCCTATATAGAGAAGGAAACATATAGAGACGAGTGAGTCTGCtgtatttaatgaaaataaaacagaccAGTTGTCCAAAAACAACCCCAGCTTTCAGGTGCTGGGGCCAGAGAAAAAATTCTTTCATCCTCACAAAGGACACTATAGGATGTAATGACCAGCATCATTGACAAAACCCTAGAGGTGAATTCGTCAATGACTTGCCGAGGACCAATTctcaaagtgtccctcaatgcTGGACACGAGATCTCCCCAAAGTCCACTAGAAACAAACAATTCCAACAGGTGGTCATGGAATGAGTGGTTAAAAACTTGGACTCTGAGTCAGGCAGATTTTCAAGCAATCTTGGCTCTATAATTGTCACCTGAGAGAGAATGCCACACAGGGTGCACGTGGAGTTCAATGGGCAATGAACACAGAACTCTTACTTTGATTCTTGAAACATGATGGGCATTCAAGAAAGGTGATTATTACTAAACTAATGGCACAGGTGGCCTGAATTTCCCCTAGACATTCCTGAACAAaagctgttttcttttaatagagCTTTTGCTGATCAACATTAGTGTCCATTCATTAGAATGTCTGGAACAAAGTATTATCTGTTCTTGGTGAGATGCAGAGCCACAAATTCTACGAGAATCAACCAGGAGGGAGGATCAGTCTTATAGATCCTTATAAACATTAGGAAGCTTAGAAAAGCAAATGCTTGAATAAAAGGCTACCCTCCATGAACCATAATCTTGGCTCTGTATTAACAAACCAACAAAAGTACAATTGAGATCGCAAAGTCCTCAGCCAAAGGGCACGGCTGCAATACTTTTAGAGTTGTAAAAAGAGATTACAGTGGGCACTTCCAAGTATTGACCTGAAACCACCTCTCCCAAACATTGTCCTCAGTAAAACACCCATAGATCAGCAACTTTGATTAATAATATACTTTtggtaaaatatgtaaaattaaaaaaaataaaataaaaattgaaagctCAAGCAACCAGATTCACTGATTTGCTCTGTTGGCGCGTTCTTCACAAGTTGATGTTGGGGCGCTTGCCAAAGATGAGTACCGCAGTTTTAGACACGTAGTCTGTTGCCCTATTCCTGAGAAATGACAGCCTAGTTGTTAAGGTCATTTCTCAAAACAAAATAGCCATCATCACCACAGTAGCAAAAACAGCAATCGCTCCTGCTCTGCATTATGCTGTCTAAATATGGAAACACATATATCTGTATATTCTCTATATTAGGagtgggaagggagaaggggatcATGCATTTAGTTATTCAAAGCTGGCTCAAATGAGGAAGTTAATCCCATTCTGTTCCACTGAAAAAAACTAGTATCTGATTCATCAAGAGACcatcctaaaaaaaataaaaaaaaataaaaaagagaccaTCCTGATTTTAAGTGCAATCTCACTGTTAGGGTTGACATAAGCACCAGTAGCCAGGTTCTTTGAGTTCTTGTAGTTTAGCTCCTGTCTATGGAGCCCAAGGCTaagggtaaataaaaaaaaattgcaaataatcTTAGGTTTCTTCACACGGTATTAAAGAGTTCAATGAACAAAAGCCATCATGGAATAGTTGCCTGAAAATACCCCCACTGATCAAAGTTACAGTTTATCAAGTggtaacacatttttattttggaaagaatGTCTAAGAAACCAACGGGTATTAATTTGTAGAAACAAAGGCTTTGCCTAGTCAATTACAGGATGGGTTGCACTTTGGGCCCAATCATAGTCTCCCTTTGTGGTGGTCTCCAAACAATCTTGGAGACAGAAAATGATCTCCAAATATAATGTTTAGCTTGAGATTTTTAATCAACACTGTAAGATGAGGGGATATTTGATTCGGCTGataatgtttcatattttacttgcacattttaaaaagttgtaaataAGTTTATCTTTGCTTTAAGTTTTCCTGGTCATGGCattgtttcaaaaaaaaaggaattaataaaggaaaatacaaaaaccagttatttaaaaaaaacagggtTAAAAGGAATACTGTGACATCAATGATGGCACAATGATGGGACAATAATTAACAAGGAAATGCAGCGTATAGTTTCCGGGGCACACAAATTAGACATCACAGCTGCAAACTATTAACATTAACTTTCTGCAGTCACTCCGGGGAGTCGTTCAAGGTGCCAATGAGGAAACATCCTCAAACAGCGTGACAAAGATACAGCCTGGTCAAATTAAATACTGACCTATAAAGATcacaatgtcttttctttttggtgaagCATGTCTTATCTGACACTGGACAGACCTGACTCTGTCTGGCATTTCACAAACCCAAGCCTGTGTTTGGGATTTCCAACCATACCTGATCCAGGCAGTTGCTGCGTAGATATCTCAATGCTTGCTGGATACTCTGGGGCAGGGGCTGTCCCGTTCTCTGGACGTGAACTATGAGAGGAACGCCAAAGACAGTCTTGTCTTTGTAATCAGGAACTTTCATCCTCTTCATGAACTTTGGAACTGACCTAGAATTCACAGAAACCAGGTCATCAAGCCTCCTGGGGCCCACTGTGGGGAGAAACTGTGAAAGCAAGCAAGAAGTGGAAACCAAGCTTTTGTTGGAATACCCAAAAGGCACAGGGAAATTCAACGTTTCTCTCTTAATTAATCACAGTGCGTGGAAGGACTAGGTGCACCCCTTGCCTATGTTAGAACTCTTACTGTTACACAGCATGATTCACATTAGCAGATGAATTTATGGCTCTGTTTTCAAGGCAAGTGTTTGATTTTCTAATTTAACTGTGACTTACAAACCACTCAAGCAATTAACACTTAAAAGTCCCCAACAAGACAAAATGAAGCACACTTACAACAACAACGAAGAATTAGTTCAGTTGGGTTAGGGGAGAAATGAGGAGAGAAGGTTAAAAGTATTTCTTGGCTATGATTTTCTAGAACCGActgaactttttaaagaaaattttaatacacaAACATATCAATTTGATAATGCAACTTACAACTTcttcaattattctttttttaataaaagcattgCCAAttcttctatatatatatctataatgtATATACCATAGGATAGTTAGtgactcattttatatttttttcaaatgcatcAAATcatctaaaatcagtcaatactCAAGTTCCAAGACATGCTTTGTCAATTCCTTATGACAAAGGTTTCACTGCGGTTTCTTGTTTTTATTCGTGcatgaaataaaagcagagaagtaCTTGAAGAATGAAATGCTCTCTGAATGAACCAGTGCTCTAAGTATTGAGCTCTGCATTGGCCCGAAGGTACAAATAACAGATGTTTCTCCCTGCAAACTGCCAGAATTACTTTAAGGCAGGTTTACTTTTAATTCCTCTGTTCACAATTAATCACCCTTTACTTGTCTTTTATCTTTCTTGGAGCCTGACTGCACTGCCTGGACATTGGTAGGGCTCCAAATAAAGCCATGCTCCCTGCAGACTCCATCCCACCCTAGGAAGCAGCCTGGGAAGCAGACCGGAAGGCAGAACTCTGCACTTTCAGGAAGGCAGCGAGCGAAGGAAGGCAACAATCAGTCCGAAAgcaaatactttaaaagcttttgcaACCGCAGGCTTAGCTCTCGCACCAACAACACCCTCCCGCGTGAATGTGCTACTCACCATGTCCAGCCGTGTTTGTTGGACATGGAGTGCCTCTCCATGATGGCCGTGAGGCGCAGCAGTGAGAAGCGCTGGAGCAGGTTCAGCTGGCCAGCTGTCTGGTTGCTGATGTGAGGCAACGCCGTGGACGGCGAGGGCTGGTGCGAGAGCTGGAAGCTGGTCCACCGGAGCCGCCTGGACCAGAGAGACCGTCAGAGAAGCAGTCACAAAGTGGATGTGTTATCCAGAAACACAGGACCTTACCTATTTTTTAGTAGCTAAACAAAGTGAGCTCTGCGCCAAGAAAATCACCaagcaaatggaaaagaagacaCATGTACGGAACAGACCTAAGAAACTGATTATCCAAGTCTGATAAATCTGGAAAAGGGTTCATTATCTGTTTCATAAGGAGGTTTAAATAagttatacaatacattttatttgtccattcCTGAATTCATTCATAAAGTGTTGAAAGCAATtgagactctgtgtgtgtgtgtgtgtgtgcgcgcgcgcacgcgcgtgcgaggggggtgggagagagagagaaagagagagagagagatgtcaacagagacagacagacagaaaggtttCAGTGCTTGGGAACCCCAGCATAGTTTCCTATTGCCACCTCTCTCCACACTCTAACTCTCGTCTGGGGATGAGATGGAGGCGGAAGGTGACAGGCATGGAGGGGGCACTCTTGAAGTGACGCCTTCATCACATGTCAGTGAGCCCCACGTGGCATCACTGGCTCCAGTAGAAGCACACACATTATTACTCTTCCTACTAGTTAGGCCTGCCCAGGCCTATGCTTTTTGTGGTTCTTCTGAAACGGTTTTTGTACAACAGCTTTTATGTACTTTGTAATGGGCATTGTAAAGTCAAAATAAACTTAGGAAGTACATACACACCTTAGATTACAGAATTTTCTCACACAAATGAAAAACAGTTTAACAGTTGGGGCAGAGACGTTTTACTGACTACTGTTGCAAGGTCATGGGAAGCACCTGTGTACAGGCACTGGGCCTCCGTTACCAGCGATTATCTATGGTGCCTGATAGCACAGACCTTTACACATAGCTCAAAgatctttttaataataaaatttttaaaaaataaaaccaagattGAATTAGAGGGTAAACACTCAGAAAAATACATGTGAGGGGACATGGATTCAATTACCATGTTAACTGTACAGAGGACATACTTCTGTTCCAATGATTTCTGACCACATATATCACCTAGAACAATGTCAAGCATTTAGTAAGTGCtctataaatgtttgttaaataaataaatggaccaTAACTAtcacaaaatggattaaaaatcatttcaaaaaatCATGTAACCAACCTGTTTGGCCTGGTCAGAGAGGCGCCTACTCCAGAATCCCTCCTTTCTCTGACTCCGGTGGCCTCTGACTCGTTCAGCGATGTGCCATCCCTTTCCCCATCACTGGGTGTTGTCCGACCTTCGGACACAGAATTACCTTCGAAATCTAGGGAGATCTGGTTAGGAGATGGAAAGGGGCATAGGCCAGGCTTCCTAACCAAAGCATCCCGCGCCTGCAGTTCGGGCAGGACGTTCTTTGACCAGTCGTCCACCACCTCTTGCAGCCCATTGACATGGTGCAGGATGTCATCTAAGTGAGGGAAGAGGTCGTCCTTTTCCAGGTCCAGAAGGTCTCCTGTGCTGGCATACAAATGGGAGCCAGGGACGTTGTCATAGATACTGATTCGACTTGCTCTGTGGCAGGATGCCATGAGCCCAGGCTCCCTGGTGCCAGGACCCTGCTGCCTACCCAGGGAGATGCTACCTGTCCTCCAGTTCACCCCATTGCTGTTGTCTGTCGGTGAGAGGCTCTCGATAGACAGTGCCTTTGGGAACGTTCCTGGTTTGTGATCCTTGGGAACGTGCACTACCAAGTTCTCCTGGGAATGAAACTCATGTGTGTGGTTCTGGTCACCTGCCTCTTGCAGTACAGTACCGACCAGCACATCCAGGTCTTCTAAGTACATGCCCCCGCGCTTGTTGGCCTCCTGGCATTTCCGTTCCTTCAGGCCAGGCGTGCTCAGCCCGCTACTGCTGGTTTCCAGTGGACTACCCTCAGCGCTCCACGTGCTGGAGCACGGCAGCCCCTGGGTGCAGGCGGCTGGGAGTGAACTCTGGACATCTCCATTGGGTATCTGGATGCACTGCATGGCCTTGAAGGACTCTGGCTCCTGCTGCAGCACCGGCCCACTGATCACCAAGCCCCCTGTCCGCCCTGACCCCTTATGCCTGGTGTGCACTCCTTTCGCGCGGAGTGTTTCCATGCGTTTTAAAAAtgacttggccctggccctgccaggCTTCTCATTCTTGGGGTGTAAAGGGCAATTGAGACCGTCTCTGGGGGACTGCGGGAGGCTGCTGCTGATGCCCGTGGCATCCAGAACGCCCGGGCTGTCGGCACGGCGCCGGGTGGGGCCGTCGGGCAGCTCTCTGCTGGCGCCCTGGCCGCCCGGCTGGCTGCGGCCCTCGCTGCCCCCGCGGCCGTCACTGCCCCCGCTGCTCTCGCTGTGGAGGGAGCAGACCTCGGGCTCGCTCAGGTCTGTGAGGACGCTTTCACTGCTGGTCGTGTTCCTCATCCTGACGTCTCCCGATGACCCATTTCTGTCTCCCCCAGGAAACAGGGTGTGGAGGTCATCGACCCGAGACCACCGCctgctggttctttggaaagtcCATTTGTTACTGATACAGAGATCCTCCTCATCTGAGTCATCACCCTGGAAAACATCAAGGACAGCACGCATTGGCCAGTAGCTCAGATGAAACAAGAGACCTTGGGGCCAGAGGTGGTccttgctcctctccctcccctccgttTCATGGGCATTCTCTGGGCTTGGGAGGAACCTTCACTCGGTCCTCCACTGTCATGCACTGTCCCGCAGACCCTCTGTCTCCCTGGTGGCTAGAGCACCTCTTCCCAACCTGCCAAGCTTTATTCCTTGTAATTTCCACCAAGTTCCAGAATCATTCCTCTCTAAGAAGTC
This genomic interval carries:
- the STARD13 gene encoding stAR-related lipid transfer protein 13 isoform X5, whose product is MKLDVNFQRKKGDDSDEEDLCISNKWTFQRTSRRWSRVDDLHTLFPGGDRNGSSGDVRMRNTTSSESVLTDLSEPEVCSLHSESSGGSDGRGGSEGRSQPGGQGASRELPDGPTRRRADSPGVLDATGISSSLPQSPRDGLNCPLHPKNEKPGRARAKSFLKRMETLRAKGVHTRHKGSGRTGGLVISGPVLQQEPESFKAMQCIQIPNGDVQSSLPAACTQGLPCSSTWSAEGSPLETSSSGLSTPGLKERKCQEANKRGGMYLEDLDVLVGTVLQEAGDQNHTHEFHSQENLVVHVPKDHKPGTFPKALSIESLSPTDNSNGVNWRTGSISLGRQQGPGTREPGLMASCHRASRISIYDNVPGSHLYASTGDLLDLEKDDLFPHLDDILHHVNGLQEVVDDWSKNVLPELQARDALVRKPGLCPFPSPNQISLDFEGNSVSEGRTTPSDGERDGTSLNESEATGVRERRDSGVGASLTRPNRRLRWTSFQLSHQPSPSTALPHISNQTAGQLNLLQRFSLLRLTAIMERHSMSNKHGWTWSVPKFMKRMKVPDYKDKTVFGVPLIVHVQRTGQPLPQSIQQALRYLRSNCLDQVGLFRKSGVKSRIHALRQMNENFPENVNYEDQSAYDVADMVKQFFRDLPEPLFTNKLSETFLHIYQYVPKEQQLQAAQAAILLLADESREVLQLLLCFLSDVVSLVEENQMTPMNLAVCLAPSLFHLNLLKKESSPRVIQKKYATGKPDQKDLNENLAAAQGLAHMIMECDRLFEVPHEMVAQFRSSYLEAEIHAPTLEDLGTQLEESGATFHTYLDQLIQGLQKEARDKFKGWVTCSSTDNTELAFKKVGDGNPLKLWKASVEVEAPPSVVLNRVLRERHLWDEDFVQWKVVETLDKQTEVYQYVLNSMAPHPSRDFVVLRTWKTDLPKGMCTLVSLSVEHEDTQLMGGVRAIVMDSQYLIEPCGSGKSRLTHICRVDLKGHSPEWYNKGFGHLCAAEVARIRNSFQPLIAEGPETKI
- the STARD13 gene encoding stAR-related lipid transfer protein 13 isoform X2 translates to MTSKRKPFQTQLRRSISEQLRDSTVRAWDLLWRNVRERRLAEIEAKEACDWLRAAGFPQYAQLYEDSQFPINILAVKNDHDFLEKDLVEPLYRRLNTLNKCASMKLDVNFQRKKGDDSDEEDLCISNKWTFQRTSRRWSRVDDLHTLFPGGDRNGSSGDVRMRNTTSSESVLTDLSEPEVCSLHSESSGGSDGRGGSEGRSQPGGQGASRELPDGPTRRRADSPGVLDATGISSSLPQSPRDGLNCPLHPKNEKPGRARAKSFLKRMETLRAKGVHTRHKGSGRTGGLVISGPVLQQEPESFKAMQCIQIPNGDVQSSLPAACTQGLPCSSTWSAEGSPLETSSSGLSTPGLKERKCQEANKRGGMYLEDLDVLVGTVLQEAGDQNHTHEFHSQENLVVHVPKDHKPGTFPKALSIESLSPTDNSNGVNWRTGSISLGRQQGPGTREPGLMASCHRASRISIYDNVPGSHLYASTGDLLDLEKDDLFPHLDDILHHVNGLQEVVDDWSKNVLPELQARDALVRKPGLCPFPSPNQISLDFEGNSVSEGRTTPSDGERDGTSLNESEATGVRERRDSGVGASLTRPNRRLRWTSFQLSHQPSPSTALPHISNQTAGQLNLLQRFSLLRLTAIMERHSMSNKHGWTWSVPKFMKRMKVPDYKDKTVFGVPLIVHVQRTGQPLPQSIQQALRYLRSNCLDQVGLFRKSGVKSRIHALRQMNENFPENVNYEDQSAYDVADMVKQFFRDLPEPLFTNKLSETFLHIYQYVPKEQQLQAAQAAILLLADESREVLQLLLCFLSDVVSLVEENQMTPMNLAVCLAPSLFHLNLLKKESSPRVIQKKYATGKPDQKDLNENLAAAQGLAHMIMECDRLFEVPHEMVAQFRSSYLEAEIHAPTLEDLGTQLEESGATFHTYLDQLIQGLQKEARDKFKGWVTCSSTDNTELAFKKVGDGNPLKLWKASVEVEAPPSVVLNRVLRERHLWDEDFVQWKVVETLDKQTEVYQYVLNSMAPHPSRDFVVLRTWKTDLPKGMCTLVSLSVEHEDTQLMGGVRAIVMDSQYLIEPCGSGKSRLTHICRVDLKGHSPEWYNKGFGHLCAAEVARIRNSFQPLIAEGPETKI
- the STARD13 gene encoding stAR-related lipid transfer protein 13 isoform X4 yields the protein MTWDLNQRLLVLPNLMFRPAPVIQVIKPSLEKDCGEIEAKEACDWLRAAGFPQYAQLYEDSQFPINILAVKNDHDFLEKDLVEPLYRRLNTLNKCASMKLDVNFQRKKGDDSDEEDLCISNKWTFQRTSRRWSRVDDLHTLFPGGDRNGSSGDVRMRNTTSSESVLTDLSEPEVCSLHSESSGGSDGRGGSEGRSQPGGQGASRELPDGPTRRRADSPGVLDATGISSSLPQSPRDGLNCPLHPKNEKPGRARAKSFLKRMETLRAKGVHTRHKGSGRTGGLVISGPVLQQEPESFKAMQCIQIPNGDVQSSLPAACTQGLPCSSTWSAEGSPLETSSSGLSTPGLKERKCQEANKRGGMYLEDLDVLVGTVLQEAGDQNHTHEFHSQENLVVHVPKDHKPGTFPKALSIESLSPTDNSNGVNWRTGSISLGRQQGPGTREPGLMASCHRASRISIYDNVPGSHLYASTGDLLDLEKDDLFPHLDDILHHVNGLQEVVDDWSKNVLPELQARDALVRKPGLCPFPSPNQISLDFEGNSVSEGRTTPSDGERDGTSLNESEATGVRERRDSGVGASLTRPNRRLRWTSFQLSHQPSPSTALPHISNQTAGQLNLLQRFSLLRLTAIMERHSMSNKHGWTWSVPKFMKRMKVPDYKDKTVFGVPLIVHVQRTGQPLPQSIQQALRYLRSNCLDQVGLFRKSGVKSRIHALRQMNENFPENVNYEDQSAYDVADMVKQFFRDLPEPLFTNKLSETFLHIYQYVPKEQQLQAAQAAILLLADESREVLQLLLCFLSDVVSLVEENQMTPMNLAVCLAPSLFHLNLLKKESSPRVIQKKYATGKPDQKDLNENLAAAQGLAHMIMECDRLFEVPHEMVAQFRSSYLEAEIHAPTLEDLGTQLEESGATFHTYLDQLIQGLQKEARDKFKGWVTCSSTDNTELAFKKVGDGNPLKLWKASVEVEAPPSVVLNRVLRERHLWDEDFVQWKVVETLDKQTEVYQYVLNSMAPHPSRDFVVLRTWKTDLPKGMCTLVSLSVEHEDTQLMGGVRAIVMDSQYLIEPCGSGKSRLTHICRVDLKGHSPEWYNKGFGHLCAAEVARIRNSFQPLIAEGPETKI
- the STARD13 gene encoding stAR-related lipid transfer protein 13 isoform X1; the protein is MLGQGPRTPASGCYYLNAMTPEGQEMYLRFDQTARRSPYRMSRILARHQLVTKIQQEIEAKEACDWLRAAGFPQYAQLYEDSQFPINILAVKNDHDFLEKDLVEPLYRRLNTLNKCASMKLDVNFQRKKGDDSDEEDLCISNKWTFQRTSRRWSRVDDLHTLFPGGDRNGSSGDVRMRNTTSSESVLTDLSEPEVCSLHSESSGGSDGRGGSEGRSQPGGQGASRELPDGPTRRRADSPGVLDATGISSSLPQSPRDGLNCPLHPKNEKPGRARAKSFLKRMETLRAKGVHTRHKGSGRTGGLVISGPVLQQEPESFKAMQCIQIPNGDVQSSLPAACTQGLPCSSTWSAEGSPLETSSSGLSTPGLKERKCQEANKRGGMYLEDLDVLVGTVLQEAGDQNHTHEFHSQENLVVHVPKDHKPGTFPKALSIESLSPTDNSNGVNWRTGSISLGRQQGPGTREPGLMASCHRASRISIYDNVPGSHLYASTGDLLDLEKDDLFPHLDDILHHVNGLQEVVDDWSKNVLPELQARDALVRKPGLCPFPSPNQISLDFEGNSVSEGRTTPSDGERDGTSLNESEATGVRERRDSGVGASLTRPNRRLRWTSFQLSHQPSPSTALPHISNQTAGQLNLLQRFSLLRLTAIMERHSMSNKHGWTWSVPKFMKRMKVPDYKDKTVFGVPLIVHVQRTGQPLPQSIQQALRYLRSNCLDQVGLFRKSGVKSRIHALRQMNENFPENVNYEDQSAYDVADMVKQFFRDLPEPLFTNKLSETFLHIYQYVPKEQQLQAAQAAILLLADESREVLQLLLCFLSDVVSLVEENQMTPMNLAVCLAPSLFHLNLLKKESSPRVIQKKYATGKPDQKDLNENLAAAQGLAHMIMECDRLFEVPHEMVAQFRSSYLEAEIHAPTLEDLGTQLEESGATFHTYLDQLIQGLQKEARDKFKGWVTCSSTDNTELAFKKVGDGNPLKLWKASVEVEAPPSVVLNRVLRERHLWDEDFVQWKVVETLDKQTEVYQYVLNSMAPHPSRDFVVLRTWKTDLPKGMCTLVSLSVEHEDTQLMGGVRAIVMDSQYLIEPCGSGKSRLTHICRVDLKGHSPEWYNKGFGHLCAAEVARIRNSFQPLIAEGPETKI